A DNA window from Theobroma cacao cultivar B97-61/B2 chromosome 5, Criollo_cocoa_genome_V2, whole genome shotgun sequence contains the following coding sequences:
- the LOC18599364 gene encoding uncharacterized protein LOC18599364: protein MCLLWVWGGIAPHKTKTLVWQLLHGKATVKGELLKRGIINSAHASCPLCNKSIETVDQLFVGCKSVINLWYDWCNEWGLAWVMLARFKELTIMWNNIKMASNYEKVWKTTMFAITWTVWIGRNEVVFHNKVWDKELIWELIKLRVAMWVKARWQDTASSITDIYRFPAIGANAIKFNVDGAANGGSGEAGIGGLLRNEKGEVLIKFSKAIGRGDLNLAEYLSIREAFILFSSSIWAHNHSFVIESDSRNAIRWINDPSKTPWRLRKWMLHIEVLKKRATDWKIRHTLREGNREADLLAKEGVGREIDLVEFHNPM, encoded by the exons ATGTGTTTGTTATGGGTTTGGGGGGGCATAGCACCGCACAAAACGAAAACTCTGGTCTGGCAACTCTTGCATGGTAAGGCTACAGTCAAAGGAGAGTTACTGAAGAGAGGGATCATCAACAGTGCTCATGCATCTTGCCCGCTGTGTAATAAGTCCATTGAAACCGTGGATCAGCTATTTGTTGGTTGCAAAAGCGTGATAAATCTGTGGTATGATTGGTGTAATGAGTGGGGTTTAGCTTGGGTTATGCTAGCAAGATTCAAAGAGCTGACGATTATGTGGAACAACATTAAGATGGCATCAAATTATGAAAAGGTCTGGAAAACAACAATGTTCGCTATTACCTGGACCGTATGGATTGGCAGGAACGAGGTGGTTTTTCACAACAAAGTTTGGGATAAAGAACTCATTTGGGAATTGATTAAACTTAGAGTGGCTATGTGGGTTAAGGCTAGATGGCAAGATACTGCTAGTTCGATCACTGATATTTACAGATTCCCTGCTATTG GTGCCAATGCAATAAAATTCAATGTCGATGGTGCTGCGAATGGAGGCTCGGGTGAAGCGGGAATCGGAGGCTTACTTAGGAATGAAAAGGGGGAGGTCCTCATCAAATTTTCCAAAGCTATAGGCAGAGGAGATTTAAATTTGGCAGAATATCTGAGCATTAGGGAAGCTTTCATCTTGTTCTCAAGCTCTATATGGGCGCACAACCATTCCTTTGTTATTGAGAGTGACTCACGAAATGCCATTAGGTGGATTAATGACCCTTCCAAAACACCTTGGAGGTTGAGGAAATGGATGTTGCACATAGAAGTCTTAAAGAAAAGAGCGACAGATTGGAAGATTAGACACACGCTGAGGGAAGGGAATCGGGAAGCTGATCTCTTGGCTAAGGAGGGAGTGGGCAGAGAAATTGACTTGGTTGAATTTCATAACCCGATGTAA
- the LOC18599365 gene encoding intron-binding protein aquarius: MTKVHGTGVYDFKRHHVAEYPVEFTDQLDSKSGPGSSLPSSITLSEIQRDQLTRIATANWLKSGGSKPNKPFDPQLVKEIYDTELTVKSEGKSLRKTVPLQRVMILEVSQYLENYLWPNFDAETASYEHVMSMILMVNEKFRENVAAWSCFYDQKDVFTGFLERVLRLKEGRDLTIAEKTNYLVFMINAFQSLEDEIVRETVLRLASLRSWHSLSYGRFQMELCLNPDLIKKWKRMIKKEADDAKKQGVHVDPLSSLEVNFLRNLIEEFLEVLDHKVFSRKHSVNEDDELDACSFEQVDDASVLYCERFMEFLIDLLSQLPTRRYLRPLVADVAVVAKCHLSALYRRDKGKLFAQLVDLLQFYENFEINDHVGTQLTDDEVLQSHYDRLQSLQLLAFKKIPKLQELALANIGAIHKRADLSKKLSVLSPEELKDLVCCKLKLVSKNDPWSDRVDFLIEVMVSFFEKQQSQKEAINALPLYPNEQIMWDESVVPSINYSGEGCLALPKLNLQFLTLHDYLLRNFNLFRLESTYEIREDIQEAVPHLLAYINNEGETAFRGWSRMAVPIKEFKITEVKQPNIGEVKPASVTAEVTYSISSYRSQIRSEWDALKEHDVLFLLSISPSFKPLSAEEDAKASVPEKLGLQYVRGCEIIEIRDEEGTLMNDFSGRTKREEWKPPKGELRTVTIALDTAQYHMDVTDIAEQGAEDVYGTFNVLMRRKPKENNFKAILESIRDLMNEYCIVPDWLHKIFLGYGHPSAAQWTNMPDLLETVDFKDTFLSADHLKESFPHYQVYFVDSDGRENLDPRPPFCIKLPQLLKSDTHALSGNGISDTGSVNDANIVHACIEKEKLIVEAYIPPDPGPYPQDQPKQNSVRFTPTQIGAIISGIQPGLTMVVGPPGTGKTDTAVQILNVLYHNCPSQRTLIITHSNQALNDLFEKIMERDVPARYLLRLGQGEQELATDLDFSRQGRVNAMLVRRLELLSEVERLARSLQLPEDVGYTCETAGYFWLLHVYSRWEQFLAACAGNEDKPAFVQDRFPFKEFFSNTPQAVFTGQSFEKDMRAAKGCFRHLKTMFQELEECRAFELLKSTADRANYLMTKQAKIVAMTCTHAALKRKDFLQLGFKYDNLLMEESAQILEIETFIPMLLQRQEDGYARLKRCILIGDHHQLPPVVKNMAFQKYSHMDQSLFTRFVRLGIPYIELNAQGRARPSIAQLYNWRYQDLGDLLYVKEEPIFHRANAGFSHDYQLVDVPDYHGRGETAPSPWFYQNEGEAEYVVSVYIYMRLLGYPANKISILTTYNGQKLLIRDVINRRCLPYDFIGPPSKVTTVDKFQGQQNDFILLSLVRTRFVGHLRDVRRLVVAMSRARLGLYVFCRRSLFEQCYELQPTFHLLLQRPDHLALNLNESTSFTERHVEDIGHPYLVGGVEEMANIVYGKINQLQQAHAMYQYMAYSGQHMGTSEEQNSEDNSISPNQAMDIDTSVAENGRIDDNVHENNGEEAKDVDGLANGPDGVLPPENLSNAEKDAEVCANDENRVP; the protein is encoded by the exons ATGACAAAGGTCCACGGAACCGGCGTTTACGACTTCAAGCGCCACCATGTGGCCGAGTACCCAGTCGAGTTCACTGACCAACTGGACTCAAAATCTGGCCCCGGTTCATCCCTTCCCAGCTCTATTACTTTATCTGAAATCCAGCGAGACCAGCTGACTAGGATAGCCACGGCAAATTGGCTAAAGAGTGGCGGTTCGAAGCCTAACAAGCCTTTCGATCCTCAGCTAGTTAAGGAGATTTATGACACGGAGCTTACTGTGAAGTCGGAGGGGAAGTCGCTGAGGAAGACGGTACCGTTGCAAAGGGTTATGATATTGGAAGTCAGCCAGTATTTGGAAAATTACTTGTGGCCGAATTTTGATGCTGAGACGGCGTCCTATGAGCATGTTATGTCCATGATTTTGATGGTCAATGAGAAG TTTCGAGAGAATGTGGCTGCTTGGTCATGCTTTTATGATCAGAAGGATGTGTTCACAGGATTCCTTGAGAGGGTCCTTCGGCTGAAGGAG GGAAGAGATTTAACCATTGCGGAGAAAACGAATTATCTAGTTTTCATGATCAATGCTTTTCAG AGTTTGGAAGATGAAATTGTTAGGGAAACTGTCCTTAGATTGGCAAGTTTGCGATCCTGGCACAGTTTGTCATATGGTCGTTTTCAG ATGGAACTTTGTCTTAATCCTGATTTGATCAAGAAATGGAAACGAATGATAAAGAAAGAAGCTGATGATGCTAAGAAGCAAGGCGTACATGTTGACCCCTTATCTTCATTGGAAGTAAACTTTTTGAGAAATCTGATAGAAGAGTTTCTTGAG GTGCTTGATCACAAGGTGTTTTCCAGGAAGCATTCTGTTAATGAAGATGATGAACTTGATGCTTGTAGTTTTGAGCAAGTTGATGATGCTTCTGTCTTGTACTGTGAGAGGTTTATGGAATTTCTCATTGATCTATTGAGTCAACTGCCAACAAGGAG GTACCTGAGACCTCTTGTGGCTGATGTAGCTGTTGTTGCCAAATGCCATTTAAGTGCTCTTTATAGACGCGACAAAGGGAAACTCTTTGCGCAACTTGTGGACTTGCTACAGTtctatgaaaattttgagataaaTGATCATGTTGGCACTCAGTTGACAGATGATGAGGTGCTTCAATCTCATTATGATCGTCTTCAATCCTTGCAGCTGCTTGCTTTTAAGAAAATTCCTAAG TTGCAAGAACTTGCACTGGCCAACATTGGTGCAATACACAAGCGTGCAGATCtctcaaaaaaattatctgTACTTTCTCCTGAAGAATTAAAGGACTTGGTTTGCTGTAAG ctCAAACTGGTCTCGAAGAATGATCCTTGGTCAGATAGGGTTGATTTTCTCATTGAGGTGATGGTCTCCTTTTTTGAGAAACAGCAGTCTCAAAAGGAAGCCATAAATGCTCTTCCTCTCTACCCAAATGAGCAGATTATGTGGGATGAAAGTGTTGTGCCAAGTATTAATTACTCTGGTGAAGGTTGTCTAGCTCTTCCAAAGCTTAACCTACAATTCTTAACACTCCATGATTATCTTCTAAGGAATTTCAATCTCTTCCGTCTTGAATCTACATATGAAATTCGTGAAGACATTCAAGAAGCTGTTCCGCACCTTCTTGCCTACATCAATAATGAGGGAGAAACTGCTTTTCGTGGCTGGTCAAGAATGGCTGTGCCAATAAAAGAGTTCAAAATCACTGAGGTAAAGCAGCCAAATATCGGCGAAGTCAAGCCGGCTTCTGTAACTGCAGAGGTTACCTACAGCATTTCTAGTTATAGATCACAAATAAGATCAGAATGGGATGCCCTTAAGGAGCatgatgttttatttttgctatctATTAGCCCCTCATTTAAGCCTCTAAGTGCAGAGGAAGATGCTAAAGCTAGTGTACCAGAGAAGCTTGGCCTTCAATATGTACGGGGATGTGAAATTATTGAGATCCGTGATGAGGAGGGAACTCTCATGAATGATTTTAGTGGAAGAACTAAACGTGAGGAGTGGAAGCCACCAAAAGGTGAACTAAGAACTGTGACTATTGCTTTAGATACTGCACAATATCACATGGATGTGACTGACATTGCTGAACAAGGTGCTGAAGATGTTTATGGGACATTTAATGTGTTGATGAGGAGGAAACCTAAGGAAAATAACTTCAAAGCAATTTTAGAGTCTATCAGAGATCTTATGAATGAATATTGTATTGTTCCTGATTGGTtgcataaaatatttttgggctaTGGGCATCCTTCTGCTGCACAGTGGACAAATATGCCTGATCTTCTAGAAACAGTGGATTTCAAAGATACTTTTCTTAGTGCAGACCATTTGAAAGAGAGTTTTCCACATTATCag GTTTACTTTGTTGATTCAGATGGTAGAGAAAATTTGGATCCAAGGCCACCTTTTTGTATCAAGCTTCCTCAGTTGCTTAAAAGCGATACTCATGCTCTGTCAGGAAATGGAATATCTGATACTGGTTCAGTGAATGATGCCAATATAGTGCATGCTTgtattgagaaagaaaaactaattGTTGAAGCATACATCCCTCCTGACCCAGGTCCTTATCCtcaagatcaaccaaaacaaaACTCAGTTAGATTTACACCTACCCAG ATTGGAGCGATCATCTCAGGTATTCAGCCTGGATTAACTATGGTTGTGGGTCCACCAGGAACGGGTAAAACTGATACGGCGGTGCAAATATTGAATGTTCTCTATCACAATTGTCCTTCTCAGAGAACATTAATAATTACTCATTCAAATCAGGCTTTGAATGACCTTTTTGAGAAGATAATGGAG AGAGATGTGCCTGCACGCTATCTTCTTCGTCTTGGTCAGGGTGAGCAAGAGCTAGCAACTGATCTGGACTTCAGTAGGCAAGGACGTGTGAATGCAATGCTTGTTCGACGGCTAGAATTGCTTAGTGAGGTAGAGAGGCTTGCAAGATCCCTACAACTTCCTGAAGATGTAGGCTATACTTGTGAAACTGCTGGATATTTTTGGTTGCTTCATGTGTATTCACGCTGGGAGCAATTCCTTGCCGCTTGTGCGGGTAATGAAGATAAACCAGCATTCGTTCAAGACCGCTTTCCTTTCAAGGAGTTTTTCTCCAACACTCCTCAGGCAGTCTTTACTGGCCAATCATTTGAGAAAGATATGCGAGCGGCCAAGGGGTGCTTTCGTCATCTTAAGACTATGTTCCAAGAGCTTGAAGAGTGCAGGGCATTTGAATTGCTCAAATCAACAGCTGATCGAGCAAATTACCTGATGACCAAGCAGGCAAAGATTGTGGCTATGACATGTACGCATGCTGCCCTAAAGAGAAAGGATTTCCTTCAACTTGGTTTCAAGTATGACAACCTGTTGATGGAAGAAAGTGCCCAGATTCTGGAGATTGAAACTTTTATCCCAATGTTGCTCCAAAGGCAGGAAGATGGCTATGCACGGCTTAAACGTTGCATATTGATTGGTGATCATCACCAGCTGCCCCCTGTTGTGAAAAATATGGCTTTCCAAAAGTACAGCCACATGGATCAGAGTTTGTTTACAAGGTTTGTTCGGCTTGGTATTCCTTACATTGAGCTTAATGCTCAGGGTAGAGCCAGGCCAAGTATAGCCCAACTTTACAACTGGAGGTACCAGGATTTGGGGGACCTTCTTTATGTGAAAGAGGAACCTATCTTCCATAGAGCAAATGCTGGATTTTCCCATGATTACCAACTAGTGGATGTGCCTGATTACCATGGGAGAGGTGAGACTGCCCCCTCTCCTTGGTTTTATCAAAATGAAGGGGAGGCTGAATATGTTGTCAGTGTCTATATATACATGCGATTACTGGGCTACCCTGCAAATAAAATTTCCATCTTGACAACTTACAATGGTCAGAAGCTTCTGATTCGTGATGTTATCAACAGAAGGTGTCTTCCATATGATTTCATTGGTCCACCCAGTAAG GTTACCACAGTTGATAAGTTTCAAGGCCAgcaaaatgattttattttgctttctCTTGTTCGTACTCGCTTTGTCGGTCACCTTCGTGATGTTCGAAGATTGGTGGTTGCCATGTCACGTGCTCGCCTTGGCCTGTATGTCTTTTGTCGACGCTCTCTGTTTGAACAGTGTTATGAACTCCAGCCTACTTTCCACCTGCTGCTTCAGAGACCTGATCATCTTGCTCTAAATTTGAATGAGAGCACGTCATTTACTGAGCGACATGTTGAAGACATTGGGCATCCATATCTTGTTGGTGGTGTTGAGGAGATGGCAAACATAGTTTATgggaaaataaatcaattacaACAG gCACATGCCATGTATCAGTACATGGCTTATTCTGGACAACACATGGGAACATCAGAGGAGCAAAATAGTGAGGACAATTCAATATCCCCAAACCAGGCCATGGACATTGATACATCAGTGGCTGAAAATGGTAGAATTGATGACAATGTACATGAAAACAATGGAGAGGAAGCTAAAGATGTAGATGGTCTTGCAAATGGTCCAGATGGGGTGCTACCTCCAGAGAACCTGTCAAATGCAGAAAAAGATGCTGAAGTTTGTGCAAATGATGAAAACAGGGTGCCCTag